From the Drosophila sechellia strain sech25 chromosome X, ASM438219v1, whole genome shotgun sequence genome, the window aattttgaacaatttttaaatgtttcctcattttattccccaatatctattgATATCCCAGAAAATGATTacatttcgcgttcgcattaacactagctgagtaacgggtgtatctgatagtcggagaactcgactatagcattctctcttgtttcgTACTTACCCAATGTCCTTAAATTACCAGGAAACATATTGTATCTGAATGTAAAAACGGATTGAAAAATTTAGGTGTAACAAATTTAAGATTTCAGAGAGGTCTGACTGAATTTGATGATTACGAATGAGTATAACGGATGATAGAAAAGTCAATGACTCCTTTGACCGAAATTTTACTAAATGATGCAACACAAGGTGATTGGTTCTTTTAAGTGTTACCTAATATCAATCCTGCCACATATCCTGATGACACCGCGGTACTGGGCTCAGACGCACTGCAAGAGTGCGAATGGACGAATTCCAGAATTGAGCAAAGTTGTGGAACGTCTGCATCAATGCTGACAAATGTGCAAACGTCACAAAGCGTAAAGGTAGTTGCCGTTGTGACCACAAGTCATCATACAAATATCTTGGAGTGATTTAAGATAGAAGTTTAACCTTCGGAAGGCATGTTACGGCGATACAGCAGTCctttaaaaataagttttctAAAATGTCCTGGTTAGTTGCTGCCCGCAGCAAACTTTCCTTCGCCAACAAGgttaaaatttacaagaccATCTTAGCTCCTGGTCTATTCTATGCCATACAGGTGTATGGAATCGCTGCCTGAATAAAATTCGGGTTCTTTAGACCAAAACTGTGATGAAGATCACAGGCGCTCCTTGGTACATAAGGACCAGAGATATCGTACGTGATCTGAAGGAGGTGATTGGTTGTTTTAAGTGTTACCTAATATCAATCGTAGAATATACTCgttggtatatatatatatatatattcttgatcaggattaatagccgagtcgatctagccatgtccgtctgtccgcacgaacgtcgagatctcaagAACTACTAAAGCTAGAAGgttaagattcagcatacagattctagagacatagaatAAAGTTCTTGAAAGACAAGCCAATTatacatttgaatatttaaattttattggaAATTACAATATTAGTAATATTATATCTATATTAAAACATTTAGGAACGATCTGGTTGAGTGcatcgactatcagatacctccTACTGCTTGAAAATAACGACATCTGGtggtaattttaatttcatacaAGAATGCGTTCCACACCGTCTCAACTATGTAAAtagatttaattaattacaacTAGAACAAATAATTTAACTTGCGTTTTGATAGAAAATCATTTAGTATTTGGTATGATTAGCCAGTTAATGGCTTACATCCACAAAAACATTGCATATTTAGTGAACACGTGAAATGTTACTAAACATGATTTCACTtcttaattgcatttttttcattatttactGATTTTTAAGATAGGCCAATAGACTTGATCTCAAACTGGACTCAATCTGAAactatttggtttttttttcagtgtgttTCTATGGCACTAGACGACATTTATTGGCTATGCAGGCTATGTCCGCTCAAAAGAATCGGAATTGGACAGAAGTGCCCGGAAGCTATATAAGAATGCCCGGCTAAGGAGTTTGCCTTTGAGGAAGCCCATGCGAGGAAAAACCAATAGAAACTTAGTCTCCAAATCACAAGAAGGGGTATGTTGATCAATCCTGTCTATTCCTTTCAGATGACCCTGATGCAAGACCCCTAAGAGTACCGGTGCCCAGTGCTTGGGCAATGTCCGAGCAGTATTATCCCTCTGGAAAATAGGTGGCAGAAGAAGAAGCGATGAGTGTAACTTTACTTAAGTCtgtatatttgttttatcCAAGTATAGTTTTCGCTAAAAATTgtgcaaaatgtttaaatgtgtgttattttattttatttgctttatccaaaaatatattttctaaaaacagtataaataatatttataaaatttggtTTGCTTTTCCGAAAAGTCACAATTAAAAGAGAGTTCTGTAATGGGGTCTAATGATACAAGTCAGGATCGAGTATGGATCTGTTGTGATTTGCTCCCATTTCGGGATATTTTCGAAACGGAATGTTGAGATGTCTTAGGAATATGGTTTGCTCCCTTGTTTCGCTATGCCTCCTAAGAGTCACACTTAAAAGAGAGTCCTGTATAATGTGGTCCAATGCTACAAGTCAGGATTGAGTCAGGATCTATGGGGGTTTGCTCCCATTTCGGGATATTTTAAAAACGGAATGTTGAGATGTCACAGGAAAATGGTTTGCGTCTTTTTTCGCGCTGCCTCCGAAATGTCACACTGAAAAGAGAGTCCTGTAATGAGGTTCAAAGCTACAAGTCAGGATCGATTTGTTCAAACTCCAGGATATTTTCGAAACGGAATGTTAAGGTGTCGCATTGTCTAGTGATGTCTCGATCTCCGCATAGCAGAATGTTCACTCAACTTCAGGCAGATTCATTGGAGTATCCTTCCAGAGATAGGATATCGTCCATTCGCTTGGCGCGAATTTTGTGCAACTCCAAGACGTTCTTGGCCCATTTCACACGACTGGGCATGTCGTAATTGGTCTGATTGGGTTCGCCAGATGTGGTGCCGTTACCCGGATTCCCTGGAACTGATTTCCTCGGCTGTTGAACCTCGGCCTAGGGATTGATTAGAAAAAGATGGTCATAAGATTAATCTAAAGTTCTACATACAAATGTATTAGTTACTATCATGTACATATAAAACGTGGCATTAGAATATGATGGATGTACTCACCTCTACTTTGATTGGGTTCCGCTTCAGAGGAGTCTGCATGTATCTATGTTGCTGCATCCTTCCCGTTGCCGCCAAAACGGTGGCTGACACCCAGGGTACTGGTTTGCACGTCTCCCGGTTGCGGACAGGAGAGTACTCTTGTGATGTTTGCTTTCTGGCCGGCTCCCGCTCGACAAGGACCTCCTTCCTGATCACACGATCATTCTCCTCCTGGATTCGCTCGTCGTGCATGTGCTGCTCATCCATGAGGGCTCGCATCTTATTCTGGATTTTAAGCCGCTCCTCTATGCGCCTCACTTTGTCCAGGGCACTGATGACTTCATTCGAATCGGTATTCACGTCGAAATTGGCGGGCTGATAGCCGCGGAGGCTGTTCTGCTTTCCGGATTATTAAGCCCATTACAATTGATCTGTGGTAAATATCTAATTGGCAAACAATGTAACACACCTGCTCTTTGGCCCCAATTCTGGACCTTTGCCACATATCCTGGATTCGATCGACTTTAAATGTGGAATAGGGCTTCTTCTTATTGACGTCATGATCGATTGGAATCCTCTGGAGTGTTGGCCACTTAGGGAGCCGGCATGCAAAAGCTACACCCGAGCGTAGCTGCATTCCTGAATTCTTCCAGGAATTTCCCGAAACATTGCGGCAAAGTAAAGTAACCGACTTCGCTATAGGTCGGACTCCTAAAATTAGTTATAACGTTTTCATTATTCTTAAGCGTATAAGTATATAGGTTAGAACAATATAATCGTTTATAACAAAATATTCCTGTAATTGCCTGTCAAACATAAAAACCCACATTGTTAGAAAATTGggtgaaaatgaaaacgcaCTAGATCTTGTTGCCAAGTGTACAAACGCAAGGTAGATAGCTGATTAGGAATAAGAGCAATAATCTTcagcaatttaatatttaggCGTAATCATTGGTCTATAATCAATATGTATTCTTGTGAATCGAAGAAGACTTTAGTGGTATATCACTGTTTCTTATATATGCAGCTGTTTCCTACTTACTCAATGTCTTTAAATCACCAGGAAACATATTGTAGCTGAATGTAAGAGCGTATTGAAAAATTTATGTGTAACAAGATTTTCATTTAAGAGAGGTCTGACTGAATTTGATGATTTCGAATGAGTATAACGGATGAGAGTAAAGTCACTGGCTCCTTTGACCCAAATTTTACTAACTGATGCAACAAAGGTGATTGGATGTTTTAAGTGTTTCCTAATATCAATCGTAGAATATACTCgttggtatatatatatatatatatatattcttgatcagggttaatagccgagtcgatctagccatgtccgtctgtccgcacgaacgtcgagatctcaagAACCACTAAAGCTACCATGACCCATGGTCacacccactctaacgccctaaaaccgctaAAAACTGCCACGTCCacacttttgcaaaatgttgATATTATTTCATTACTGAATTAGtcgtgtaaatttctatcgatttgcgaAAAACTTTTTGACACGCCCATTCTAACGACCTAAAGCCGCCAAACCGGTCACAGCCAcaattttgaacaatttttaaatgtttcctcattttattccccaatatctattgATATCCCAGAAAATGATTacatttcgcgttcgcattaacactagctgagtaacgggtgtatctgatagtcggagaactcgactatagcattctctcttgtttcgTACTTACCCAATGTCCTTAAATTACCAGGAAACATATTGTATCTGAATGTAAAAACGGATTGAAAAATTTAGGTGTAACAAATTTAAGATTTCAGAGAGGTCTGACTGAATTTGATGATTACGAATGAGTATAACGGATAATAGAAAAGTCAATGACTCCTTTGACCGAAATTTTTACTAAATTATGCAACATTTCTAAGTGTTACCTAATATTAATCGTAGAAATCAAGTTGTCGTAAGTATAAATTGATGTTCTGTAGCCTCCAGTAATATCCATGATATCCGTAATATCCGTCCCTTTCCATCCAGCAGCTCATTAGCAGCCGCACATTTTACGGTACGCGATTTTTGCCGAGGATCCTACGGTTACATCATCTAGACCTGGGCCATAAATCCTGATCCGAAAATCGTAAACAGATTCGCGTTTTTTCTGTCGCTTTTTTCGCCGTAATTTGGTGAGGAAAAAACTGAGCTACAGAACTAAAAAACTGAACTCAAGACTCACCGTAACCAAGGCAAGTTTCGttatttttttgttcgttcgcggcgattttttattatttgatttacAGTCTCGGTTCGCCGATTGCGTTTTGCGTAATGTTGTCTAgagattttcaatttttcagtAGAATTTTCCTTGCCTTTTTATGACGCGTGGATATATCCTTTTTGTGCCTCGCTTTTTTGTGTTCATTTTTTCCATCCGTGCAGTTTCAGTTTTTTAGGCTGACACGCGAAGATCCGTGTTCGCAGAAGGATCCTGGCCTGGATTTTTATGGCTTACGCAATCCGAGATGCCGATCCCAAAAATCCTTAGCCGAAAATACAGGCAGAAGGCCAACAACAGCTGCCCGGAAAAGTGTGCGGAAAAAATAAAGACCTTGTCGACATAGTAAAACAAATTTGCGaacaaaaataatatcaaATTTCAATTGTATAAAGTAGTTGTTTGTTGATTCAATAATCAGCCTCAAGACAGAATCCTTGCCAGCACGCATTTGCTTTATCTGAATCTAGTGTGGTGTTAGTTTGTTATTTAGTTATGAGATTAGACTGGGAAGTCGTACGATTCCATAGACtcttaattaataatgctATATAtcgaataaaaatatgttagtACTTATGGGATGTTACCAAAATTATAGCGTGCGTCTAAAATAAAAGGACATCTAATCCTGTCTGCGTCCTTactgtaaatttaaaaaaagtcTACATATACGGGTAAATAGGGTTCCCCGTTGATCTGGAAAACAATGCGGGGTCCTCGAGTTCCTTTCTGTTTACCTTGGCTTCCGGGGTGGCTTCCTTGGATTCCGACTCGCAGCTCTGCTGCTCATCCATTGACTTTTGTGTCAAATTGAGTTATTCACATTGCACATGGGCAGATTTTGATAATGCTTCAGTGAATTGATATCCTGTTGCGTTGTTtgcacaaaaatatttacccaACTCATAATTGAAGTGTCTGCAATTTTTGCGCCATTTGTGCATGTATGCATGTCCTGGTGATTTCGATGCGATTTTGAGCATTTGAGCATTTGAGCACTTGGACACCCCACGTGGCAGTTGGCTGCCTGATTATGTCGTCGAGTGTCCTGCCGAAGTCCTGGGGAAATCTTGTTTAGTCACCGAGCGAGTTCCGGCTGCCCTAATTGTTGCCATTAGGTGAGGTGTGTTTTGGGCTCTCAATTCGCCGCTTGTGTGTGGCCAACGCAGAAAACTGGCATTCATTCTTGCCCGAGAGCAGAAACACTCGAAGGACCCGAGGTGCAGGGCCACCTGCGTTGGCTTTGTCCTCGATCCAGGCCATTAGTTAATGGCCAAATCGGCACAAaagagttttggccaatttgggTGGCATCTGCCGATGAAGATGTCTTTTTTTCATGAATGGCAAACACCTTCCAGCAATTCTGCAGCTTCTTTGAAAGTCAAGAAACTCTCGAAGAGGCACTTGACAACTATTGAAAAATCAGACGACATGATAGTTAGCTGCAAATTAAAGCATAAAAACGCCAGTCATATGTATGAACCTTTTCGAAATGTATcatattatattttctttaGCTACGCCCATTTGATATGCCCAATTTCCCGTCCTTTGTCTGGTAAAGACGCGGACTTAGGGAAACATATACGTATGTTCTGCATATCCCTGACTGATTCCCATGCGGATGTCGCTCCGGTTATCTTGAGCGATTTTTCAACGACTTAGACGCGGCATATCTGAAAATCAAACAGATAAATTGCCGGCATTTTCCGCTCACGTGTGTCTCTGCCTCACAAAAACCCTTTTGCAACCCCTTTCTTTTTATTGGATGCTCCGCTTTTCTGCGCTTTTTTCCAGCCATGAAAATAAATTGGCATTATTAGGCGAAGCGGCTCAGCGAAAATTGATTATTGACAAGAGTCGCATTAAGCGCCGTTTTATGAGCGAAAAGGAAAAGTGCAAAAGCCTGGCATTAGGGTTCGTAATGCGGTTCGAGCTGTCCTTGAAAAATCCCACGACACCCCCGAAAAAACAGGACGAAGGGTGGGGTCTCTATGTCTGTAACTTGTATGCCCTAGACTGCCAGTGTAGTCAGAATCCTTTTTAGCTATTCCAGTTGACGAATATATTACTTAAATGATATTTattatgcattttaaatgaaaaaactaaattatatatttctttaaagTCAAGACGCCTAGAAAACCAACCAATCAATCCGTTCAGTAGAAGTTACTTGGAACTGTAAGCTGAACTCATTTAAAGGGTATTCCTATTCTCGACTTGATCCTTGAATTTGCTTAACCCCTTCACTTCACTCATCGCCTGCATTAATTATGGGTGTGAAAAACTTCTCAAAGTTGCTGCTTGCATAATTGAACAGGTCGCACACTTAAGGGCCCCCgcataattaatttcaattaagccCTTAAGAAGCCGAGAGCTCCAGTTCGGCAGTTCAGACTCGCGTTTTTACCGATTTTCCGTATCTCTTCATTTAGACATTTCAGCATCTCAGCATTTCACCATTTGATGATTTTCCCGCATCGGCCTACCTGCGTCTAATTTCGTTTTAATCCTTTCGCTAGCTGTACGCCACTAATCCGGCCGAATTTTACGGGTGCCGGCGGCCGAGGGACAATGGCATCATCTATAAAGATGACAATTGCAAACAACAATGACGACAATCGCGGCAAGGACAAACAGTAGTGCCATACTCCTTTCGCGGCCCGGTTCCCGGcagttttcccttttcccgCCTCGGTTCTCACTCCGTTTGCCACTATTCATAATTAGTTGCAGGCAATTAAGGCAGCCCCCGCGGTCGCGAGCAAGGACACTCACGTCCTCGCCCACCCGAAAATCGAAACCGAAGTCCTATCTTCCACAGCCCACATCCCACATCCTACGTCCCTCGTCCCTCGTAGGAGGACAACTAGGTCAATGCGTGGAAATCCTGGGCGTTGCCCCTTGCACTTTTGCGATTTTTGTTTACGAGTATTTTGAAAACACAGCCGCACCCCTTTCGCCCAGTGATCCCCGGATTCAGGATTGAGGATTCCGCACTCCTAATCCTTTGACTTTCGCTCCCAAGGATCGCCGCTAGTCCGGCTTTCCGGAAAGTGTGGCTTACTTTGGTTCCGCTCGGCTCTACGCATCCCAAAAATTCGGCAATTAACGCGGCTGATTCGCCCGAAGTCGAGAATCCTAAATCCCGATCGCTTCTATGGGTGGGTACCGCGCAAAAGGGTTTAGTTTTAATTAGTCGACTTTGGACGCGCCTCATCGAAATGGTCACCGAAGATTGGGAGGACGAAAGTCACGGGGGCGGGGCGATTAGGGAAGTTTCAAAACATTCAAATCGAACGAAAATCAGTGGATCCATAGCCTTTTTGCGCTACAATTTAGAAAAAAATTATAGGAActtgtaaataataataaatagtttACGCACTCGATTCGCACATTGGGAAACTACTGTTTTAGAAACACTATTTATGCtagattttttattaaataaaacctatgacaaacaaattaaaaatgtttataatatttttatgtatatttagGGAGTGTGCAGCTGGAATAATATTAAGATTAAAGTGGGCAAATGGCTAAGCACTAAGAAAGGATACGAATCTCTTAAGTTTTAATGATCTCCTCCGTTAGTTTAATCAATTCACCATTTCCGTTGGCAGAATTTCCCAAAAACTGCCGCCGCTGTCATTTAATTTGGTGATTAAGTTTTATTAAATGCTGCAACTGGCGAAGAGCGGCAAATGCCGCGTAATCCCCCTCGCCCAAAACAAAACCCCAGGACGACACACAcgaaaaaagaagaaactGAGGCGAAACCTCCGCACCGAGtgtcaaattaattaaaatgtcagCGAAATATGTTCAATTGTCGGCTGGTCAGATGGATGGGATCGAAATCGGATTCGGGATTGGGAATCGGGCTTAACTTCGGCTGGCTGTCAAACAGTTTTTGCCGGAGCCGGGCATAGCCGGAAGGAAGGAAAAGTCGGAAAATTGTGAAAGGGACGGCGAGAGAGCGCCCTAAGCAGCGGGTTTTTCCCAAAAACGGGGATCCTCTGTTgtcatattttcaattttgcaATCTGCCTGTCACTCATTGTCCGACTTTGTCCGATTTTCCGGGTGTGCTGGTGTGCTGGTGTTTGGCAATCTCATGCTCATTGCCATTTCCCCCTCCagattttccgattttccgaGTCCCCGAGTTCCCGTTTAACGTTTAACGTTTCCCATTTCGCATTTCCCTCAACCCCCATCAAAACGGGcctgtgtgtttttgtgtgtcCGTTA encodes:
- the LOC6615152 gene encoding uncharacterized protein LOC6615152 isoform X1, encoding MFPGNLRTLGVRPIAKSVTLLCRNVSGNSWKNSGMQLRSGVAFACRLPKWPTLQRIPIDHDVNKKKPYSTFKVDRIQDMWQRSRIGAKEQNSLRGYQPANFDVNTDSNEVISALDKVRRIEERLKIQNKMRALMDEQHMHDERIQEENDRVIRKEVLVEREPARKQTSQEYSPVRNRETCKPVPWVSATVLAATGRMQQHRYMQTPLKRNPIKVEAEVQQPRKSVPGNPGNGTTSGEPNQTNYDMPSRVKWAKNVLELHKIRAKRMDDILSLEGYSNESA
- the LOC6615152 gene encoding uncharacterized protein LOC6615152 isoform X2, with protein sequence MFPGDLKTLRVRPIAKSVTLLCRNVSGNSWKNSGMQLRSGVAFACRLPKWPTLQRIPIDHDVNKKKPYSTFKVDRIQDMWQRSRIGAKEQNSLRGYQPANFDVNTDSNEVISALDKVRRIEERLKIQNKMRALMDEQHMHDERIQEENDRVIRKEVLVEREPARKQTSQEYSPVRNRETCKPVPWVSATVLAATGRMQQHRYMQTPLKRNPIKVEAEVQQPRKSVPGNPGNGTTSGEPNQTNYDMPSRVKWAKNVLELHKIRAKRMDDILSLEGYSNESA